A single genomic interval of Pseudomonas sp. FeN3W harbors:
- a CDS encoding PA2169 family four-helix-bundle protein produces MDTKDTISVLNDLIETSKDGEKGFLECAEDLRDPQLKSTMNQRSRDCATAAAELQQLVRSMGGDPETSTSVAADMHRRWVDLKSMITGKDDEAILNECERGEDVAVKSYRKALEKDLPAEVRVVVERQYQGVQRNHDQVKALRDAARARS; encoded by the coding sequence ATGGATACGAAAGACACGATTTCAGTGCTCAACGACCTGATTGAAACCAGCAAGGATGGCGAAAAGGGCTTCCTCGAATGCGCTGAAGACCTGCGCGATCCTCAGCTCAAGAGCACCATGAATCAGCGTTCTCGCGACTGCGCCACGGCTGCCGCCGAGCTGCAGCAATTGGTCCGCTCCATGGGCGGCGATCCGGAAACCAGCACCAGTGTCGCGGCCGACATGCACCGCCGCTGGGTCGACCTCAAGTCGATGATCACCGGCAAGGACGACGAGGCCATCCTCAACGAGTGTGAGCGTGGTGAGGATGTCGCGGTGAAGAGCTACCGCAAGGCGCTGGAAAAAGACCTGCCAGCCGAAGTGCGGGTCGTGGTCGAGCGCCAATACCAGGGCGTGCAACGCAACCATGATCAGGTAAAGGCTTTACGCGACGCGGCCCGCGCCCGGAGCTGA
- a CDS encoding TetR/AcrR family transcriptional regulator — protein sequence MSSIRERNRDVILRAASEEFAEKGFAATKTSDIAARAGLPKPNVYYYFKSKENLYREVLESIVEPLLEASTPFNQPGHPAEVLRAYIRTKIRISRDHACASKVFANEIMHGAPHLSPERTAQLNAQAAHNIACIQHWIDDGLMAKVDANHLLFSIWAATQTYADFDWQISTVTGKNRLDDADYDAAADTIIRLVLKGCEIAEPVQAD from the coding sequence ATGTCCAGCATTCGAGAGCGCAACCGAGACGTGATCCTGCGAGCCGCCAGCGAGGAATTCGCGGAAAAGGGCTTCGCCGCCACCAAGACCAGCGACATCGCCGCCCGCGCCGGGTTGCCGAAGCCCAACGTCTATTACTACTTCAAATCCAAGGAAAACCTCTACCGCGAGGTGCTGGAGAGCATCGTCGAACCCTTGCTCGAAGCCTCGACGCCGTTCAACCAGCCAGGCCATCCCGCCGAGGTGCTGCGCGCTTATATCCGCACCAAGATCAGGATTTCACGCGACCACGCCTGCGCCTCGAAGGTGTTCGCCAACGAGATCATGCATGGCGCTCCGCACCTGTCCCCGGAACGTACCGCGCAGCTCAACGCCCAGGCCGCACACAATATCGCCTGCATCCAGCACTGGATCGACGATGGACTGATGGCGAAGGTCGATGCCAATCACCTGCTGTTCAGCATCTGGGCGGCCACCCAGACCTACGCCGATTTCGACTGGCAGATCAGCACTGTCACCGGCAAGAACCGCCTCGACGACGCCGACTACGATGCGGCAGCCGACACCATCATTCGCCTGGTACTCAAGGGTTGCGAAATCGCCGAGCCCGTTCAGGCCGACTGA
- a CDS encoding 2-hydroxy-3-oxopropionate reductase, protein MAKIGFIGTGIMGKPMAINLQKAGHQIFLSQHHDQAPAELTEAGAIGLANPQEVAQEAEFIIVMVPDTPQVEDVLFRADGVADGVGAGKVVIDMSSISPTATKQFAEKIKATGAEYLDAPVSGGEVGAKAATLSIMVGGSEAAFERALPLFQAMGKNITRVGESGDGQTAKVANQIIVALNIQAVAEALLFAAKNGADPAKVREALMGGFAGSKILEVHGERMIKGTFDPGFRISLHQKDLNLALAGARELGLNLPNTANAQQVFSTCAAIGGSGWDHSALIKGLEHMANFSIRKE, encoded by the coding sequence ATGGCTAAGATCGGATTCATCGGCACCGGCATCATGGGCAAGCCCATGGCAATCAACCTGCAGAAAGCCGGTCACCAGATCTTTCTGTCCCAGCACCACGATCAGGCCCCGGCCGAACTGACCGAGGCCGGCGCCATCGGCCTGGCCAATCCGCAGGAAGTCGCCCAGGAAGCCGAGTTCATCATCGTCATGGTGCCGGACACCCCGCAGGTCGAGGACGTACTGTTCCGCGCCGACGGCGTTGCCGACGGCGTCGGTGCCGGCAAGGTGGTGATCGATATGAGTTCGATCTCGCCCACCGCCACCAAGCAGTTCGCCGAGAAAATCAAGGCCACCGGTGCTGAATACCTCGACGCCCCGGTATCCGGTGGCGAGGTGGGTGCCAAGGCCGCCACCTTGTCGATCATGGTCGGTGGTAGCGAAGCGGCCTTCGAACGCGCATTGCCGCTGTTCCAGGCGATGGGCAAGAACATCACCCGCGTCGGCGAGAGTGGCGACGGCCAGACGGCCAAGGTGGCCAACCAGATCATCGTCGCGTTGAACATCCAGGCGGTCGCCGAGGCGCTGCTGTTCGCCGCGAAGAACGGGGCCGATCCGGCCAAGGTGCGCGAGGCGCTGATGGGCGGTTTCGCCGGCTCGAAGATCCTCGAAGTGCACGGCGAGCGCATGATCAAGGGCACTTTCGACCCGGGCTTTCGCATCAGCCTGCACCAGAAGGATCTCAACCTCGCCCTGGCCGGTGCCCGCGAGTTGGGCCTGAACCTGCCCAACACCGCCAATGCCCAGCAGGTGTTCAGCACCTGCGCGGCGATCGGCGGCAGCGGCTGGGACCACTCGGCGCTGATCAAGGGCCTCGAGCACATGGCCAACTTCTCGATTCGCAAGGAGTAA
- a CDS encoding EAL domain-containing protein: MSDDIQQDQIDRFGVADDPLSILRRLENANLSLSEMLVETLHAVRTHLGMDVAFISEFRGESRIFRYLDGNFVPLQLEVGAGDPLDESYCQRVLDGRLPELIQDAASLPEAQAMPATKAWPVGAHLSVPLRFSDGRLYGTFCCFSTTPDKSLDERDLKTLRLFADFAGRLLERHALNEMRYAETLTRIRSVLEQKAYSVVYQPIVHLVENRIVGHEALARFSAQPQRTPDKWFAEAGLVGLQQELEVALIEAALHDFEQLPADSYLSLNVSPGTILSGALNTVLADQPLARLTLEVTEHASVQDYSQLADALEPLRSNGLQLAVDDAGAGYASFRHILKLKPDVIKLDSSLIRNVDSDTGCRALAAALIRFAEETGCKVVAEGVETQEELTMLRRLEVSKAQGYLLGRPLPLHPRLAMSRQA; encoded by the coding sequence ATGTCTGATGACATACAGCAGGATCAGATTGATCGATTCGGGGTGGCTGATGATCCGCTCTCTATTCTGCGTCGCCTGGAGAACGCCAATCTTTCATTGAGTGAGATGCTGGTGGAAACCCTGCATGCGGTGCGCACGCATTTGGGAATGGATGTGGCCTTCATCAGTGAGTTTCGCGGTGAAAGCCGGATATTTCGCTACCTGGACGGCAACTTCGTGCCCCTGCAGCTTGAAGTCGGAGCCGGTGACCCTCTGGATGAAAGCTACTGTCAGCGTGTGCTCGACGGGCGCCTGCCTGAGCTGATTCAGGACGCGGCGTCTTTGCCGGAGGCGCAGGCCATGCCGGCGACCAAGGCCTGGCCGGTCGGCGCGCACCTCAGCGTTCCGCTGCGCTTCAGCGATGGCCGGCTCTACGGCACCTTCTGTTGCTTCAGCACCACGCCGGACAAGAGCCTCGACGAGCGAGATCTGAAGACGCTGCGGCTGTTTGCCGACTTTGCCGGCAGACTGTTGGAACGTCATGCGCTCAACGAGATGCGCTATGCCGAGACGCTCACGCGCATTCGCTCGGTGCTCGAGCAAAAGGCCTATTCCGTGGTGTATCAACCCATCGTGCACCTGGTGGAAAACCGCATCGTTGGCCACGAGGCGCTGGCTCGATTCAGCGCGCAGCCACAGCGAACGCCGGACAAGTGGTTCGCCGAGGCCGGGCTGGTCGGTTTGCAGCAGGAGCTGGAGGTGGCCCTGATCGAGGCGGCCCTGCACGACTTCGAGCAGTTGCCGGCAGACAGCTACCTGTCGCTCAATGTTTCGCCAGGGACCATCCTCTCCGGCGCACTGAACACGGTGCTCGCCGATCAACCGTTGGCGCGGCTGACGCTCGAGGTGACCGAACATGCATCGGTACAGGACTACTCGCAGCTGGCCGATGCGCTCGAACCGCTGCGCAGTAACGGGCTGCAGTTGGCGGTGGACGATGCCGGCGCCGGCTACGCGAGTTTCCGCCACATCCTCAAACTCAAGCCGGACGTGATCAAGCTCGACAGCAGCCTGATCCGCAATGTCGACAGCGACACCGGTTGCCGCGCGCTGGCTGCCGCCTTGATCCGCTTCGCCGAGGAAACCGGCTGCAAGGTCGTCGCCGAAGGGGTGGAAACTCAGGAGGAGCTGACCATGCTGCGACGGCTGGAAGTGAGCAAGGCCCAGGGTTACCTGCTCGGACGGCCGCTGCCGTTGCATCCCCGGCTCGCCATGAGCCGTCAGGCATAG
- a CDS encoding LysR family transcriptional regulator, which translates to MDRYTTLRSFVLVADCGSFAAAAHKENVTPVVMGRRLDALERHLGVKLMHRSTRGLSLTDLGEQYLERARGLLKDFDEVDASISHDRTSVRGHLVVSAPAAFGRRHIGPHAPAFQARYPDLQLSFNFTDSVVDLVRHGYDMGIRIGEVTDPNYVALKLFPNRRVVCGAPEYFARHGTPVTLEELARHNCLAFNLQGGQQRGWTFLRDGRQVAVRVSGNLDCNDGELLFDWVKQGLGIGWRSTWEIQAELKRGELVTVLDEYALPAYDIQAVYPQQRYLPAKVRFFIDYLKAIYNAPGYWEAR; encoded by the coding sequence ATGGATCGTTATACGACCCTGCGCAGCTTCGTGCTGGTGGCTGACTGCGGCAGCTTCGCCGCGGCTGCGCACAAGGAGAACGTCACCCCGGTGGTGATGGGCCGGCGGCTGGATGCGCTGGAGCGCCACCTGGGCGTCAAGCTGATGCACCGCTCCACCCGCGGTCTGTCGCTGACCGATCTGGGCGAGCAGTATCTGGAGCGCGCCCGCGGGCTGCTCAAGGACTTCGATGAGGTGGACGCCAGCATCAGCCACGACCGCACCTCGGTACGCGGCCATCTGGTGGTGTCGGCGCCGGCGGCATTCGGGCGGCGGCATATCGGCCCGCACGCACCGGCGTTCCAGGCGCGCTACCCGGACCTGCAGCTGTCGTTCAACTTCACCGACAGCGTGGTCGACCTGGTGCGTCACGGTTACGACATGGGCATTCGCATCGGCGAGGTGACCGACCCCAACTACGTGGCGCTCAAGCTGTTCCCCAACCGCCGGGTGGTCTGCGGCGCGCCGGAATACTTCGCCCGCCACGGCACGCCGGTCACGCTGGAGGAACTGGCGCGGCACAACTGCCTGGCGTTCAACCTGCAGGGCGGCCAGCAGCGCGGCTGGACCTTCCTGCGTGACGGCCGCCAGGTGGCGGTGCGGGTCTCGGGCAACCTCGACTGCAACGATGGCGAACTGCTGTTCGACTGGGTCAAACAGGGCCTGGGCATCGGCTGGCGCTCGACCTGGGAGATCCAGGCCGAACTCAAGCGCGGCGAACTGGTGACGGTGCTCGACGAGTACGCCCTGCCGGCCTACGACATCCAGGCGGTCTACCCGCAGCAGCGCTACCTGCCGGCGAAGGTGCGCTTCTTCATCGACTACCTGAAGGCCATCTACAACGCGCCGGGGTACTGGGAGGCGCGTTGA
- a CDS encoding methyl-accepting chemotaxis protein, producing the protein MQFFKRSIQWQLILSMGAALLASLLIVILVYASAVERLAERYLLGEALPANINAIRNDIERTLAAPITATAGIASNALVHDWLIQGEDPQRAEAIGRYLHGVKTQQNALTTSIAVLGSGHYHSDAGLSRTLSRATPADSWFYSLVDGSLERRVELDVDKATGQPTLFINQRISAGGRVLGVAGLGYSLSAMSALIADFRFGERGEVYLVGSDGQVKIHPRSEHNGRAALAELAGVQAARQLETQAGQVVRFERDGETFLAMAQPLAGLGWTLIAEVPEAEIFAEARRTLWMTSLIGLAVGLFFLGVIVLLARGLVRPIRQVTAALVEIGGGGGDLTRRLDESRADELGDLARGFNRFIGSLRSLIGDVLKTSEQLRNAVGQVARVVDDTAVRAGRQHEMTDMVATAVHEMGLTVQEIARNASNAAQASQGARSEALEARQVVGESIGHIERMSGEIGQAAGSVTDLAQQVASIDQVLAVIRSISEQTNLLALNAAIEAARAGDMGRGFAVVADEVRTLASRTQASTDEIQQMIGRLKNGAETAVSAMHAGQAATGTGVQASQRTGESLQAITAQVEAISDMNTQVAAATEEQSSVTEEITHNVQGIADLAQATAQDVQGCRADCQTLSKLAEDLGRQMGSFRL; encoded by the coding sequence ATGCAGTTCTTCAAGCGCAGCATTCAGTGGCAACTGATCCTCAGCATGGGCGCGGCACTGCTGGCGAGCCTGCTGATCGTCATCCTGGTGTATGCCTCGGCAGTCGAACGCCTCGCCGAGCGCTATCTGCTCGGTGAAGCACTGCCGGCCAACATCAACGCCATCCGCAACGATATCGAGCGCACCCTGGCGGCGCCCATCACCGCCACCGCCGGTATCGCCAGCAACGCGCTGGTGCACGACTGGCTGATCCAGGGCGAAGATCCGCAGCGGGCCGAAGCCATCGGTCGCTACCTGCACGGGGTGAAGACCCAGCAGAACGCGCTGACCACCTCGATCGCCGTGCTCGGCAGCGGCCACTATCACTCCGACGCCGGGCTGAGCAGGACGCTGTCGCGTGCAACACCGGCCGACAGCTGGTTCTACAGCCTGGTGGACGGCAGCCTCGAGCGTCGGGTCGAACTGGACGTCGACAAGGCCACCGGCCAGCCGACCTTGTTCATCAACCAGCGCATCAGCGCCGGTGGGCGAGTGCTCGGCGTGGCCGGACTGGGTTACAGCCTGAGCGCCATGTCCGCACTGATCGCCGACTTCCGCTTCGGTGAGCGTGGCGAGGTCTATCTGGTCGGCAGCGATGGCCAGGTGAAAATCCATCCGCGCAGCGAGCACAACGGGCGCGCCGCGCTGGCGGAGTTGGCCGGCGTACAAGCCGCCCGGCAGCTGGAAACCCAGGCTGGGCAGGTGGTGCGTTTCGAGCGTGACGGCGAAACGTTTCTGGCCATGGCGCAGCCGCTGGCAGGGCTCGGCTGGACGCTGATCGCCGAGGTGCCCGAAGCGGAAATCTTCGCCGAGGCGCGTCGCACGCTCTGGATGACCAGCCTGATCGGTTTGGCTGTCGGCCTGTTCTTCCTTGGTGTCATCGTGCTGCTGGCGCGCGGCCTGGTACGTCCGATCCGCCAGGTCACGGCGGCGCTGGTGGAAATCGGTGGTGGCGGTGGCGATCTCACCCGTCGTCTGGACGAAAGTCGCGCCGACGAGCTCGGTGACCTGGCGCGTGGCTTCAATCGCTTCATCGGCAGCCTGCGCAGCCTGATTGGCGATGTGCTCAAGACCAGCGAACAGTTGCGCAATGCGGTCGGCCAGGTGGCGCGGGTGGTGGACGACACCGCGGTGCGTGCCGGGCGCCAGCATGAGATGACCGACATGGTGGCGACCGCCGTGCACGAAATGGGACTCACCGTGCAGGAAATCGCGCGCAACGCCAGCAATGCGGCGCAGGCTTCCCAGGGCGCACGCAGTGAGGCGCTCGAGGCGCGTCAGGTGGTCGGCGAGTCGATTGGGCATATCGAGCGGATGTCCGGCGAGATCGGCCAGGCCGCCGGCTCGGTGACCGATCTGGCTCAGCAGGTGGCTTCCATCGATCAGGTACTGGCGGTGATCCGCAGCATCTCCGAGCAGACCAATCTGCTGGCCCTAAACGCTGCCATCGAGGCTGCCCGTGCCGGCGACATGGGCCGTGGGTTCGCCGTGGTCGCCGACGAGGTACGCACCCTGGCCAGCCGCACTCAGGCCTCGACGGACGAGATCCAGCAGATGATCGGGCGGCTGAAGAATGGCGCCGAAACCGCCGTCAGCGCGATGCACGCCGGGCAGGCTGCAACCGGGACGGGGGTGCAGGCCAGCCAGCGCACCGGCGAGTCCCTGCAGGCGATCACTGCCCAGGTGGAAGCCATCAGCGACATGAACACCCAGGTGGCTGCCGCGACCGAGGAACAGAGCAGCGTTACCGAGGAGATCACCCACAACGTGCAGGGCATCGCCGATCTGGCCCAGGCCACCGCGCAGGACGTGCAGGGTTGTCGGGCCGACTGCCAGACGCTGTCGAAACTGGCCGAGGACCTCGGCCGGCAGATGGGCAGTTTCCGCCTGTAG
- the xth gene encoding exodeoxyribonuclease III, which yields MDTLKIATFNINGIRARRANLLEWLAREQPDVACLQELKAQDTDFPIDDIRAAGYGAIWHGQKSWNGVAILARDCEPLEVRRGLPGDPDDSHSRYLEAAVQGVIVACLYLPNGNPQPGPKFDYKLSWFERFIEHAAGLLASGHPVVLAGDYNVVPTDEDIYNPRSWRKDALLQPESRECFERLLAQGWTDALRAKYPDERIYTFWDYFRQHWQKNSGLRIDHLLLSPDLAPRLQDAGVDRWVRDQEHASDHAPTWITLKGDASGAAKPAKSGKHGKTEASR from the coding sequence GTGGACACGCTGAAAATCGCCACCTTCAACATCAATGGCATCCGTGCACGCCGGGCCAATCTGCTCGAATGGCTGGCGCGCGAGCAGCCCGATGTGGCCTGCCTGCAGGAGCTCAAGGCGCAGGACACCGATTTTCCCATCGATGACATCCGCGCGGCCGGCTACGGCGCGATCTGGCATGGGCAGAAATCCTGGAACGGGGTGGCGATTCTGGCCCGCGATTGCGAGCCGCTGGAAGTTCGCCGCGGTCTGCCGGGCGATCCGGATGACAGCCACAGCCGCTATCTGGAAGCGGCCGTGCAGGGTGTGATCGTCGCCTGCCTCTACCTGCCCAACGGTAACCCGCAGCCTGGGCCGAAATTCGATTACAAGCTGAGCTGGTTCGAGCGCTTCATCGAGCATGCCGCCGGCCTGCTCGCCAGCGGCCACCCGGTGGTGCTGGCTGGTGATTACAACGTGGTACCGACCGATGAGGACATCTACAACCCGCGCTCCTGGCGCAAGGACGCGCTGCTGCAGCCGGAAAGCCGCGAATGCTTCGAGCGTCTGCTGGCGCAGGGCTGGACCGATGCACTGCGCGCCAAGTACCCGGACGAACGCATCTACACCTTCTGGGACTACTTTCGACAGCACTGGCAGAAGAACTCCGGCCTGCGCATCGACCATCTGCTGCTCAGCCCGGACCTCGCGCCACGGCTGCAGGATGCCGGCGTCGACCGCTGGGTGCGCGATCAGGAACATGCCAGTGACCATGCGCCTACCTGGATAACCCTCAAAGGTGACGCGAGCGGGGCAGCCAAGCCGGCAAAGTCGGGCAAGCACGGCAAGACCGAGGCGAGCCGCTAG
- a CDS encoding glycerate kinase, with protein MTLDPQALLRQLFDSAIEAAHPRHVLADHLPEERSGRAIVIGAGKAAAAMAEAIEKVWEGELSGLVVTRYEHNADCRRIEVVEAAHPVPDDAGERVARRVLELVSNLEESDRVIFLLSGGGSSLLALPAEGISLADKQAINKALLRSGAHIGEMNCVRKHLSAIKGGRLAKACWPASVYTYAISDVPGDEATVIASGPTVADPTTSAEALAILERYHIEVPANVRAWLEDPRSETLKPGDPMLSRSHFQLIATPQQSLDAAAEMARAAGITPLILGDLEGEAREVAKVHGGIARQVVLHGQPIAAPCVILSGGETTVTVRGNGRGGRNAEFLLALTESLQGLPDVYALAGDTDGIDGSEDNAGALMTPDSFARAEALGLRAAEALANNDGYGYFAALDSLIVTGPTRTNVNDFRAILILPSSD; from the coding sequence ATGACCCTCGACCCACAAGCCCTGCTGCGCCAGCTGTTCGACAGCGCCATCGAGGCCGCCCATCCGCGCCATGTACTCGCCGACCATCTGCCGGAAGAGCGCAGCGGCCGCGCCATCGTCATTGGCGCCGGCAAGGCGGCCGCAGCCATGGCCGAAGCCATCGAGAAGGTCTGGGAAGGCGAACTGTCCGGGCTGGTGGTGACCCGCTACGAGCACAATGCCGACTGCCGGCGCATCGAGGTGGTGGAGGCCGCACACCCGGTGCCCGACGATGCCGGCGAACGCGTCGCCCGCCGCGTGCTGGAACTGGTCAGCAACCTCGAGGAAAGCGACCGGGTGATCTTCCTGCTCTCCGGCGGCGGCTCGTCGCTGCTGGCGTTGCCGGCCGAAGGCATTTCGCTGGCCGACAAGCAGGCGATCAACAAGGCGCTGCTGCGCTCCGGCGCGCACATCGGCGAGATGAACTGCGTGCGCAAGCATCTCTCGGCGATCAAGGGCGGCCGCCTGGCCAAGGCCTGCTGGCCGGCCAGCGTGTACACCTACGCGATTTCCGACGTGCCCGGCGACGAAGCGACGGTGATCGCCTCCGGCCCCACCGTGGCTGATCCGACCACCTCGGCCGAGGCCCTGGCGATTCTCGAGCGCTATCACATCGAGGTGCCGGCCAACGTGCGCGCCTGGCTCGAAGACCCGCGCTCGGAGACGCTCAAGCCGGGCGATCCGATGCTTTCGCGCAGCCATTTCCAGCTGATCGCCACGCCGCAGCAGTCGCTCGACGCCGCCGCCGAAATGGCCCGCGCCGCCGGTATCACCCCGCTGATCCTCGGCGATCTGGAAGGCGAAGCACGCGAGGTGGCCAAGGTGCATGGCGGCATCGCCCGCCAGGTGGTGCTGCACGGCCAGCCGATCGCCGCGCCCTGCGTGATCCTCTCCGGCGGCGAGACCACCGTCACCGTGCGCGGTAACGGCCGTGGCGGACGCAACGCCGAGTTCCTGCTTGCCCTCACCGAAAGCCTGCAAGGCCTGCCTGACGTCTACGCCCTGGCCGGCGATACCGACGGCATCGACGGTTCGGAGGACAACGCCGGCGCCCTGATGACACCGGACAGCTTCGCCCGCGCCGAGGCGCTGGGCCTGCGCGCCGCCGAGGCGCTGGCCAACAACGACGGCTATGGCTACTTCGCCGCGCTGGACAGCCTGATCGTCACCGGCCCGACGCGCACCAACGTCAACGACTTCCGCGCCATCCTGATCCTGCCGTCGTCGGATTGA
- the hyi gene encoding hydroxypyruvate isomerase, with product MPRFAANLSMLFTEQDFMDRFAAAAQAGFSGVEYLFPYDFPAEQIKAQLDANKLTQVLFNLPAGDWAGGERGIAILPERVEEFRAGVDKAIAYAKVLGNTQVNCLAGIAPRGADLGQLEITFIENLRYAAQKLEEAGIRLVMEMINTRDIPRFFLNNTSQAQEIRGKVGHPNLFLQYDIYHMQIMEGDLARTIETNLAAINHIQLADNPGRNEPGTGEINYRFLFEHLDRIGYQGWVGCEYKPATTTEAGLGWLKSHNAI from the coding sequence ATGCCCCGCTTTGCCGCCAACCTGTCGATGCTGTTCACCGAGCAGGACTTCATGGACCGCTTCGCCGCTGCCGCCCAGGCCGGCTTTTCCGGTGTCGAGTACCTGTTCCCCTATGACTTTCCCGCCGAGCAGATCAAGGCTCAGCTGGACGCCAACAAGCTGACCCAGGTGCTGTTCAACCTGCCGGCGGGTGACTGGGCCGGTGGCGAGCGTGGCATCGCCATCCTGCCGGAACGGGTCGAGGAGTTCCGCGCCGGCGTGGACAAGGCCATCGCCTACGCCAAGGTGCTGGGCAACACCCAGGTCAACTGCCTGGCCGGCATCGCCCCGCGCGGCGCCGATCTCGGCCAGCTGGAAATCACCTTTATCGAAAACCTGCGCTACGCCGCGCAGAAGCTCGAGGAGGCCGGCATCCGCCTGGTGATGGAGATGATCAACACCCGCGACATCCCGCGCTTCTTCCTCAACAACACCTCCCAGGCGCAGGAGATCCGCGGCAAGGTCGGTCACCCCAACCTGTTCCTGCAGTACGACATCTACCACATGCAGATCATGGAGGGAGACCTGGCACGCACCATCGAGACCAACCTGGCGGCGATCAACCATATCCAGCTGGCGGACAATCCCGGACGCAACGAGCCAGGCACCGGCGAAATCAATTACCGCTTCCTGTTCGAGCACCTGGACCGCATCGGCTACCAGGGCTGGGTCGGCTGCGAATACAAGCCGGCCACCACCACCGAAGCGGGCCTTGGTTGGCTGAAGAGCCACAACGCCATCTGA
- the gcl gene encoding glyoxylate carboligase — translation MARMRAIDAAVAVMRKEGIDTAFGIPGAAINPLYSALRADGGIRHILARHVEGASHMAEGYTRAKPGNIGVCIGTSGPAGTDMITGLYSASADSIPILCITGQAPRARLHKEDFQAVDIESIAKPVTKWAVTVLEPALVPRVFQQAFHVMRSGRPGPVLIDLPFDVQMAEIEFDVETYEPLPVYKPAATRAQVEKAIDMLCAAERPLIVAGGGIYNAAAEALLVEFAETIGVPVIPTLMGWGSIPDDHPLMAGMCGLQTSHRYGNATMLESDFVLGIGNRWANRHTGSLETYTKGRTFVHVDIEPTQIGRVFAPDYGIVSDARAALELFVDVAKARQAEGRLPDRRVWAADCLERKRTMLRKTNFDSVPMKPQRVYQCMNNAFGKDTCYVSTIGLSQIAAAQFLHVYQARHWINCGQAGPLGWTIPAALGVVAADPQRKVVALSGDYDFQFMIEELAVGAQFKLPYLHILVNNAYLGLIRQAQRGFDMDYCVQLGFENINADQSGMEGYGVDHVAVVEGLGCKALRVFKQEDLRPAIEQAQAWMAEHQVPVVIEVILERVTNIAMGTEIDAINEFEALATGREDAPTAVGLLD, via the coding sequence ATGGCCCGCATGAGAGCAATCGACGCCGCCGTCGCGGTAATGCGCAAGGAAGGCATCGACACCGCCTTCGGTATTCCCGGCGCGGCGATCAACCCGCTGTATTCAGCCTTGCGGGCCGATGGCGGCATCCGTCATATCCTCGCCCGCCATGTCGAGGGCGCCTCGCACATGGCCGAGGGCTATACCCGTGCCAAGCCGGGCAACATCGGCGTGTGCATCGGTACCTCGGGCCCGGCCGGCACCGACATGATCACCGGCCTGTACTCGGCTTCCGCCGATTCCATTCCGATCCTCTGCATCACCGGCCAGGCGCCGCGTGCCCGCCTGCACAAGGAAGACTTCCAGGCCGTGGACATCGAGTCCATCGCCAAGCCGGTCACCAAGTGGGCGGTCACCGTACTCGAGCCGGCGTTGGTGCCGCGCGTGTTCCAGCAGGCCTTCCACGTGATGCGCTCCGGCCGCCCCGGCCCGGTGCTGATCGACCTGCCGTTCGACGTGCAGATGGCCGAGATCGAGTTCGACGTCGAGACTTATGAGCCGCTGCCGGTGTACAAGCCGGCGGCCACCCGCGCCCAGGTCGAGAAGGCCATCGACATGCTCTGCGCCGCCGAGCGCCCGCTGATCGTCGCCGGTGGCGGCATCTACAACGCCGCGGCCGAGGCCTTGCTGGTGGAGTTCGCCGAGACCATCGGCGTGCCGGTGATCCCGACGCTGATGGGCTGGGGCTCGATCCCTGATGACCACCCGCTGATGGCCGGCATGTGCGGGCTGCAGACCAGCCACCGCTACGGCAACGCAACCATGCTGGAGTCCGACTTCGTGCTCGGCATCGGCAACCGCTGGGCCAACCGGCATACCGGCTCGCTGGAGACCTACACCAAGGGCCGCACCTTCGTTCACGTGGACATCGAGCCGACCCAGATCGGCCGGGTCTTCGCGCCGGACTACGGCATCGTCTCCGACGCCCGCGCCGCCCTCGAGCTGTTCGTCGACGTGGCCAAGGCACGCCAGGCCGAAGGTCGTCTGCCGGATCGCCGCGTCTGGGCCGCCGACTGCCTGGAGCGCAAGCGCACGATGCTGCGCAAGACCAACTTCGACAGCGTGCCGATGAAGCCGCAGCGCGTGTACCAATGCATGAACAACGCCTTCGGCAAGGACACCTGCTACGTCAGCACCATCGGCCTGTCGCAGATCGCCGCCGCGCAGTTCCTGCACGTCTACCAGGCGCGCCACTGGATCAACTGCGGCCAGGCCGGCCCGCTCGGCTGGACCATTCCGGCAGCGCTCGGTGTGGTCGCCGCCGATCCGCAGCGCAAGGTGGTGGCGCTGTCGGGCGACTACGATTTCCAGTTCATGATCGAGGAGCTGGCCGTCGGTGCGCAGTTCAAGCTGCCCTACCTGCACATCCTGGTGAACAACGCCTACCTCGGACTGATCCGCCAGGCACAGCGCGGCTTCGACATGGATTACTGCGTGCAGCTCGGCTTCGAGAACATCAATGCCGACCAGAGCGGCATGGAAGGCTACGGCGTCGATCACGTCGCGGTGGTCGAGGGCCTCGGCTGCAAGGCGCTGCGCGTGTTCAAGCAGGAAGACCTGCGCCCGGCAATCGAGCAGGCCCAGGCCTGGATGGCCGAGCACCAGGTGCCGGTGGTGATCGAGGTGATCCTCGAGCGGGTAACCAACATCGCCATGGGCACCGAGATCGACGCCATCAACGAGTTCGAGGCGCTGGCCACAGGCCGCGAGGACGCGCCGACCGCGGTCGGGTTGCTGGATTGA